ATCTCCGGCAACCAAGTATAACATTGGGCTTCAAAAGTCAAGCGCTATAAAACTTGAAGCCAATCCCCCCACGCCCCCCTTGGTAAGGGGGGTACTGAAAGCTGGGGTTCTGAATATATATAAACAAACCCTCCAAATGGGCCAGGAAACAAATGCGTATTGAACTCCCACCCGAATTCTGCTATACTTTTTTTTTCACGGAGGCAGATGTGTACAATACGAACGGTATAGATAGCAAGTTCAGGCTGGCCATACTGGTCGCCCGGCGCGCCAAGCAGCTCATCGGCGGCGCCAAAAGAAAAGTCGAAATCAAGGCCGAAAATGTCCTGACCATTGCCATGGAAGAATTCAAGCAGGGGAAAATAGATTTTGACGTTCTCAACCAGGACCAAACCCTTTTGGACGAGGAAAGCCAGAAACTCGAGGCCGAAGCGGGAACTGAAAAAAAAAGCGAACTGGTCGAGGAACTCGAAGCCAGGGAAGAAGGGGACCAGCCGCAACCCGAATCCTGACCGCTTGTTCTTGAATGAACACCGTCATCCGCGCGCCCAACTGGATCGGGGACGGGGTCATGAGCTTGCCCGCGATCCGGGCTTTCAAGGAATTTTTCCCCGCTGCCAGGTTGACCCTGTGCGTCAAGCAATACCTGGCCGACCTGTTCCTGAATATCGCCGAAATCGACGAGATCGTAGCCATCCCCGACCGTTGGACCGCCGGGAGCTACCTGGACCAGCTGCGCCGGCTCTGGGGAAAACGCTTCGACCGCGGCATCCTGTTCACCAACTCCTTCTCGTCGGCCCTGTTTTTCCGCCTGGCCGGCATTCGCCGCCTCAGCGGCTACGACCGCGACGGGCGCGGCTGGCTCCTGGCCGACAAGACTCCCGAAAGCGACGACCGCGAACACCACCAGTTCCACTACCTGCGCATCGTCGAGCACCTGGCCGGGCAAAAGACGACCCGCTCCTTTTCCGCCGCTCTGGAGCTGTCAGCCGAGGAAAAATCCCGGGCGGCCGTCATCAGGTCCGGATTGGGAATAGAGGCCGGACGCGACCTGGTGGCCATCGCTCCGGCGGCGGCCTACGGCAGCGCCAAGACCTGGCTGCCGGAACGCTTCCGGGCCGTAATCCACGCCTGGCGGGAATCCCACCCGACCAGCGCCGTTCTGCTGCTCGGCAGCCCGGGCGAAAGGGATAAAGTGAGCGCCATCGCCGCTGGCCTGCCCGGAGGCGTGCACAACCTGGCCGGGCGCCTGAGCCTGCGCCAGACCATCATCCTCCTCGCCGGCTGCCGGCTGGTCATCTGCAACGACTCCGGGCTGATGCACATCGCTTCCAGCCTGCAGGTCCCGCTGCTGGCGATCTTCGGACCGACCGAGCATCAGAAGACCCCGCCGCTGGCCGGGCCGTGCCGGATGCTGTACCACGGCGCCGATTGCGCCCCCTGCCGCCACCGCGAATGCCCGACCGATCACCGCTGCATGACCGCCGTGACCTGCGCCGAAGTTCTGGCCGCGGCCGAAGCGCTCTGGCAGCACAAATCATCCGCCTATCCTGGCGGATCTGATTTGTCTGCCCCCGCAGGGGGAAAGAACTAAAATGAACAAAGCCGCATTTTTAGACCGCGACGGAACCCTGATCCAGGACTTGGGCTACATCTGCCATTTTCACCAGGTCGGTTTTTTTCCTTCCGCGGCTGCCGCCGTGCGCGCGCTGAACGAGGCCGGCTACCTGGTCATCGTGGTCAGCAACCAATCGGCCGTGGCCCGCGGCATCTGCCGCGCCGAAGATATCGAACGCCTGCACCGGGAATTGCAGGCGCATTTCAAGAAAGAAGACGCCGTCATCGCCGCCTTCTATTACTGCCCCTTCCTGGCCAACGGCGCGGTCAGCCGCTATCGGTGCGAAAGCCCGCTGCGCAAGCCGGAGCCGGGGATGCTGCTCCAGGCCGCCCGCGACTTCGAAATCGACCTCCCCGCCTCCTTCATGATCGGCGACAAAACGGACGACATCCTGGCCGGGAAAAGGGCCGGCTGCCGGACCATGCTGGTGCGCACCGGCCAGGGCCGGGGCAACGAACATTCATGGCCGGACAACGGGCAGCGGCCCGATCACATCGTCGACGACCTTCTGGCCGCCAGCGCCATCGTCGCCTCGCTGGCCGAGGTCAAGAAAAGCTGAGTCCGTGGGCGCAAGAAAAACCGCCCGCAGGTGTTATAATGAATCATGACCAGAGAAATGCTGAGCGATGACGAGATCATCACCGCGGTGCTGGAGGGCTGCCCCGACGATTTCGCGATCTTGATCAACCGCTACAGCGGCAAAATCATCAAATTCATCAACAGCATGATCGCCGACCGCGACGAGGCCCAGAGCATCGCCCAGGACGTGTTCATCAAGATCTTCCAGAACCTCCCCTACTACAAAAAACAGAACAACTTCTCGGCGTTTATCTTCAAGATCGCCAAGAACATGAGCCTGAACTGGATCAACCGCCAGAAGCGGACCGTTTTTTTTTCCCGCCTGCTCGGCCAGGCTTTCAACCAGGCGCCGTTCCGGCAGGCCCAGGTCCAGCCCGTTGACCCGGAACAGGCGGAGCGGGACGAAACAATCACCCAGAGCCTGCGCCGCCTGCCCGAGGAGCAGCGCCTCGCCCTGATCCTAAAAATCTATCTCGAGTTCTCCTATAAGCAGATCCACGAGATCAGCGGCTGGTCGATCCCCAAGATCGAAACCCTGATCTCGCGGGCCAAAAGCCGGCTGAAAAAAAATATCGCCATGCAAGATAAAAACTCCGGCTTTGTTTACCAAGCGAGGAAAAAATGAAGTGCAAAAAAGTACATTCGCGGCTGAGCGCCTACCAGGACGGCGAACTGCCGGTCGCGGAAGCGGGCGAACTGGAGCGCCACCTTGGAGTTTGCGCCGCCTGCCAGTCCGAGTGGAGGGACACCCAGGCCCTGGTCGCCGGCCTGCGCCGTTTGACCACGCCGGCTCCCTTTCCCGGTTTTTCCTCACGGGTCATGGCCTTCTTGCGCGATCGGCCCGAAAAAAAGCGCCGCTGGCTGCCCTCTTTGGCTTACACGCTCGCCCTGCTGCTGATTTTCATCAGCGGCTTCCTGCTGGAAGTGTCGAGCAACGGCCAGTACCAGACCGGAACGGCCACCGGCCAGCGCCAGAACGGCACGGCCCCGAAAACAGCCGCGACCTTCAGCGCCGTGCTGGCTGAGAACCAGGGACTGGGGCTGCTGGCCGTCCAGGACAGCACCCTGGAATTGTGCAGCGGGGGCGCCTATGAAAACTAACCGCTGGCTCCCTTTTCTGCTGGCCCTCTCGCTGGCTTTGAACCTGGCTTTCCTGGCCGCCCTGGTTTACAAAAGGGCCATACTCAGGAAAAGCATTGTCCGGCCCC
The DNA window shown above is from Candidatus Aminicenantes bacterium and carries:
- a CDS encoding RNA polymerase sigma factor, with the translated sequence MTREMLSDDEIITAVLEGCPDDFAILINRYSGKIIKFINSMIADRDEAQSIAQDVFIKIFQNLPYYKKQNNFSAFIFKIAKNMSLNWINRQKRTVFFSRLLGQAFNQAPFRQAQVQPVDPEQAERDETITQSLRRLPEEQRLALILKIYLEFSYKQIHEISGWSIPKIETLISRAKSRLKKNIAMQDKNSGFVYQARKK
- a CDS encoding HAD family hydrolase gives rise to the protein MNKAAFLDRDGTLIQDLGYICHFHQVGFFPSAAAAVRALNEAGYLVIVVSNQSAVARGICRAEDIERLHRELQAHFKKEDAVIAAFYYCPFLANGAVSRYRCESPLRKPEPGMLLQAARDFEIDLPASFMIGDKTDDILAGKRAGCRTMLVRTGQGRGNEHSWPDNGQRPDHIVDDLLAASAIVASLAEVKKS
- a CDS encoding anti-sigma factor — encoded protein: MKCKKVHSRLSAYQDGELPVAEAGELERHLGVCAACQSEWRDTQALVAGLRRLTTPAPFPGFSSRVMAFLRDRPEKKRRWLPSLAYTLALLLIFISGFLLEVSSNGQYQTGTATGQRQNGTAPKTAATFSAVLAENQGLGLLAVQDSTLELCSGGAYEN
- the rpoZ gene encoding DNA-directed RNA polymerase subunit omega; translated protein: MYNTNGIDSKFRLAILVARRAKQLIGGAKRKVEIKAENVLTIAMEEFKQGKIDFDVLNQDQTLLDEESQKLEAEAGTEKKSELVEELEAREEGDQPQPES
- the waaF gene encoding lipopolysaccharide heptosyltransferase II, giving the protein MNTVIRAPNWIGDGVMSLPAIRAFKEFFPAARLTLCVKQYLADLFLNIAEIDEIVAIPDRWTAGSYLDQLRRLWGKRFDRGILFTNSFSSALFFRLAGIRRLSGYDRDGRGWLLADKTPESDDREHHQFHYLRIVEHLAGQKTTRSFSAALELSAEEKSRAAVIRSGLGIEAGRDLVAIAPAAAYGSAKTWLPERFRAVIHAWRESHPTSAVLLLGSPGERDKVSAIAAGLPGGVHNLAGRLSLRQTIILLAGCRLVICNDSGLMHIASSLQVPLLAIFGPTEHQKTPPLAGPCRMLYHGADCAPCRHRECPTDHRCMTAVTCAEVLAAAEALWQHKSSAYPGGSDLSAPAGGKN